Genomic DNA from Gemmatimonas sp. UBA7669:
ACGCCGTGCGCCAAGTGTTCGTCGCTCAGCTCCAGCATGACCGTGAGTGCACCGCGCGGCTTGAAGGAGCCCGTGCGCTGAAACAGTTCCTCTTTCAGCCAGACGCGGGTGCCGGTGGGCAGGCGCTCGGCCACAGCGTGATCCACCAATTCACGGACAGGCGTGGTAACCACCCGCTGACCGAGCCGAGTGCGAGCGGCGCGGATCTCCGGTATGGAGGGAAATGTCATGGATGATCAGCTCAGCGTGATCGTCTGACCGGTCACGTTGCGCGCCGCGTCGCTGAGCAGAAAGGCCACCACCTCGGCCACCGACTCGCGCTCCACGTAGTCGGACTTGTCACCCATGTCCGCCATGTTGGTGGCGGTGCGAATGGCGGTGGGGGCGACGGCATTGGCGCGCACGCCATGTGCGCGTTCGTCGAGCGCGACACTGCGCATGAGCGTGAGCACACCACTCTTGGCGGCGGCGTAGGCGGCCATGCCCTTGGGGCTTCCACCAGGCAGCGCGGCGGCGGAGCCGAAGTACACGAGACTGCCCTTGCCTTCGCGTAGCGCGGGTAGCACCGCACGCGTGGTGGCAAAGGCGGTGTCGAGATTGATGGTAAACTGCTTGTGCCAGGCGTCGGGGTCGGCGTCAGACAGGGCGCCCGTCATGCCGAAGCCGCCGGCCACACAGATGACGCCGTGCAGTGCCGAGGTGTGATGGGCGGACAGCACAGCGGCCAGGGCCTGATGCGCCGCCTGTGCGTCGGCCAGGTTGGCCGCGTGGGCCGTGAAGCGCTGCCCACTGCGCACGGGCGAGAGCTCGGCTGCGCGCGCCTGCGCTTCGTCTTCGCTCAGATCGAGCAGGGCCAGCGAAGCACCCAGTCCGGCAAAGTGGCGGGCCAGCGCCTCACCCACCTGCCCGGCGCGACCGACCCCGGTGATGACCAACGTGTGCTGAGCGAAGGGGTACAGCGACGACATGTCGGCCTCGGAGGTTGGGGACCCCCAATTATGGACCGGGTCTCTTCAATGCGATACGGCGAATGTCACCTCGAACCGGCAGCAATCGTGGCCCATTGCACAGCAGCGCACTTCCTGCACCAGCGCCGTCGGCTGCACAAGCTGCCGAATGAGCTGTTGGAAGGTGCCCGCATAGAACGCACACACAGGGGCGTGCGCGGTGAGGCCGCGGCACATGGTACAGTGCCGGAATTCGAGCGTGGCGCCCCTTCGGTGTTGGCGCACAGTGAATTGCCCACTGCCGGCAAAGGTCCAGGCATGGGCCTGCATGGCGCGCAGCAGCATGCGCAGCGCGAGACGGGGTGGCGTGATGCGCATGGCCAACTGGGCCATGCGCGGAATGCGATGCGCCATGAGGTAGGTCGCCGTGCGCGCGCCGGCTTCGTGCAGAGCCGCGAGGCCCTGCATGTGTCCGAGGGAGGCCATGCAGTGCTGCACGAAAGTCTGCACTTCCACTTCGTTGACCATGGCCTCGGGCAGGGCCTCCAGCGTGTAGCTGGTACTTTCGCCCAGCAAACCGGCGGCCACTGCCCGGCCATGGTGGGCACACAGCGTGTGTGCCAACTGCACAATGGCATTGGGGCCAATGCGATACGCCGTATGTGGCGCAGCCTCGGCGCGGGTGTTCATCCCGTGTGGTGCCGTTGTCAGCATGCGCGCACGGGTTCGTCTTCCTGCGGGCGCGGTGGCGCATGGCCCAGCACGGGCACACTGCCGGAGAAGTCCACGTCGGCGGCCAGCTCGGGCCGCGCCTCCGAGAGCGTGCGCAACTGCGAGCGGGTGAAGACCCTTTTCTCGTCGAAACCGAAATCTGCCTCCACGCCGCTGCCGGTGAACTTGAGCCGTTCGAGGTCGTAGAACTTCTTGGTGGCCGTGGTCTTGGCGAAGGCACGCAGACACCCACGCAGATAGCGGCGCTTGAACGGGTCCTTCTGCCAGGGATAACTCAGGAAGGCCTTCTTGGCGTAGAAGCGTGCGTAGTTGCGCAGCACACCCTTGAGCACCTCATCGCGCGTCATGTCGTCGGGCTGGATGATGGGCGTGACAAAGTTGTACTTGGCGTAGTCGCGCACTTCCACCCGATCGCCGAGTTCCTGGAACAGTTCAGCGAAGGGCCAGGGGGTATACATGTTCCAGTTGGCCATGTCGGGCTGCCAGTCCTGCGAATACTTGTAGGTCTCCTCGATGGTCTCTTTGGTTTCGTTTTCGAGACCGATAATGAACTGCGCCTCGGCCACCATGCCGGCTTCCTTGATCAGGCGGATGGCGCGCTTGTTCTGTTCGAGCGTGGTCTGCTTGCGGAAACGGTCGAGCTTGAGCTGCGCGGCTGCCTCAGTGCCCAGCGAGACGTGCACGAGGCCGGCCTTTCGGTAGAGCGGCAGTTCTTTTTCGTCGCGCAGAATGTCGGTGACGCGCGTATTGATGCCCCAGTGCACGGGCAGATTGCGCGCGATGAGCTCTTCGCAGAGCGCCACGAACTTCTTCTTGTGGATGGTGGGCTCTTCGTCGGCGAGAATGAAGAAGCCCACGTTGTGCTGGCGCACGAGTGTTTCGATTTCGTCGACGAACTTCTTGGGGTCGCGCGTGCGATACTTGCGCCAGAACTTCCACTGACTGCAGAAGCGGCAGGTGAAGGGGCAGCCGCGCGCGAAGTTGGGCACGGCCACGCGGCAGTTGAGCGGGATGTAGATGTACTTGTCCCACTCGAGCAGCGACCAGTCGGGCGTGAGCGCGTCGAGATCGGCAATGGGCGGACGGGCGGCGGTGGCCACCACGTTGCCCTTGTCCACATAGGCGATGCCGCGGATGTCCTGGCGGGTGGCCTGCGCCGTGCCATCCCGCAGATGCTGCATGAGCTCGACGATGATCTCTTCGCCTTCACCGCGCACGATGTAGTCGATCCACGGCGCTTCGCTGAACACCTGCTGATACATGAAGGTGGGGTGGATGCCCCCGAGTATCGTGTGCGCGGCCGGGTTGACTTCGCGCGCGATTTCGAGCGTGCGCTGCGCCTGATAGATCATGGGCGTGATGGCGGTGGCCAGCACGGCGTCGGGGCGCAGCTCGGCGAGGCGGCGACGCAGCGACTCGTCGTCGATGTGATTGGTCATCGCATCGACGAAGGTGATGTCCGTGAAGCCCGCGTGTTTGAGCGCGCCACCAATGTAGGCCACCCAGCCCGGTGGCCAGTTGCCGGCGATTTCCGCGCCACCGGCGTGGTAGTTGGGCTGCACGAAGACCAGCTTCATTGACGCGCTCCGCTGTAAGGGTTGGTTGACGCCCTGCAGGGTGCGCGTGGCGGGCTGGTGGAGCAGTCGGAGAATGCGGGGCGGGTGTGTCGGGGTTTGGATTACGCGCGGAACGCGTCAGCCCACAAACCGCGCCACCGCGGCTTCGGTGAGCTCAAACACCCGGCCATCGTCGTCGCCATTGATGCGCCCCAGCAGCCCCTCGCGCCAGTCGACGGGAATCCACGCGGTGCCGTGCGCGGCGCCCATGGCGGCGCCCACGATGGCGGCGATGGTGTCGTTGTCACGTGTATCGTTGACGGCCACCAGCATGGCCTCGTGCGGGTCGTGGCCGTGTGCGCTCACAATGTGCAGCACGGCCGGCACGGTCTCGAGCAGATAGGCGCCGCTGTACCACATGGCGCCGGTGTCGCGCACGCTCACGCCACGCGTGAGGGCATCGCGCACCTGGGTGTCGAGAAAGCCGGACAGGCTGCCACGCCAATGCTGCAGCGCGCCATGCTGCACCCGTGTTTCATAGGACTGTCCCTCATCCATGATGCGCAGCACTTCGTTATAGGTCTCGAGCCACTCCATGGGCGAGTCGGGCAGGTCGCCGTTGAGCAGTCGCCAGAGCAGCGCCACCCAAGCCACGTTGGCGGCTTGCGCCATGGGGTCGTTGTGGGTGACCGCGGTGCTGCGCACCGTGTCATACCAGAGCTGCGTTCCGCCGTCCTTGAGATACGGCAGGACGGTGGGCGCAATCCGCATGAGCGCACCATTGCCCGCACTCTGCTGCGTGGCTTCCCACCACGGCGCGCCGCCGCGCAGCGCATTGCAGAAGTCGCGCGTGGCGCGGCCGATGCCGAAGATGCGCTCGTTGGCAATGCGGAACGCGAGCTCGTCGGGGTCGAGTGCGCCATCGTCCAGCAACTGCTCGAGGGCGCGAAAGGTCAGCTGGGTGTCGTCGCTCGGTGTGCCCGCCGGACGACCGCCGGCAAACTTGCTGGGCAGATAGCCCGTGATGCGCCCGAACTCCGCCTCCCGCTCGGCCGGGTTCATGCTCTCGGTGCGATTGCCGAGGGCGTCGCCGATGGCCACACCCAGCAGCATGCCTCGCACGCGGTCGGCCAGGTCAGGCGAGTCGACCGGCGGCGCCGGTGGCAGGATGGCGAGGCGTTCGCGCGGGAGCTTGGGGATCCAGGTGTCGGGCATGACCGCAAATTATGCGATGAGTGTCAGGCGAGGGGCTCGGTGCCCTCGCTGAGGATACGGAGGTACTCCGCGTAGCTGAACAGGCGATCTCGCCTCTTCCCGGTCTCCTCGCGGACAAGCCCGATTCGCTGCATCGACTCAAGCGCCGAGTTGACAGTGGGCAGACTCAAGCCGGATCGCTGGGCGATTGCGGAAGCGCGCGACACCGGACGCTCACGCAACGCATCAAACACCCGGAGTGCGGATCCTGCGCCTCGCCCCAGTGCCTGAACGCGTTCCCGGTCCGCCTGAAAGAGGTGGACGAGTTGCTGCACGGTCGTGACTGCACCCGTGGCGGTTTCCTGAACGCCTCTGGCGAAGAACGCCACCCACGCCTCCCAGTCACCATCCCGCCGCACCGTGGTGAGGAGGGCATAGTACTTGTCGCGATGTTGCTTGAGATACAGTGACAGATACAGCAGCGGTTCGCTGAGCACTCCCTGAGCACAAAGCAGCAGCGTCACCAACAGTCGCCCGATTCGACCATTCCCATCAAGGAATGGATGAATGGTCTCGAACTGGACGTGCGCCAATGCCGCCTTGATGAGGACCGGCGTGCGTTGCGGGATGTCATGGATGAACTGCTCGAGCTGTGCCAGAGCGGCGCCGACTTCCTCTGGTGGTGGTGGCACGAATAGCGCGTTGCCTGGTCGGCTACCGCCGATCCAATTCTGCGAGCGCCGAAATTCGCCGGGGAGTTTGTCCGCACCTCGCCCCGTTGCCAGCAGATGCGCGTGCAGTTCTCGAATGAGACGTGACGATATTGGGAATCCAGCCCGGATGCGTGAGAGCCCGTGCTCCAGGGCATCGACATAGCTGGAGACCTCAGTCACATCGTCGATCGGAACGCCCGGTGTACTGTCGGCCTCGAACTGCAGCAGATCTGACAGCGTGGACTGCGTCCCTTCAATCTGCGACGAGAGAACGGCCTCCTTTCGAACGTAGGTGTACAGGAACAGGCGGGTATCCGGCAAAAGACTTGTGACACTATCAAGTCTTCCGAGAGACAGTAACGACTCATCAAGAATCTCTTGAAGGTCTTCTCCGACCATAAGTGGCGGCTTTGGGGGCAATGCGTCCGGGAGAAATGCCCTGACCTGTTCCCCGCCAAGAGAGGATACAACCCGATAGACCCCTGTCGGCCCTCGCTGCATGGAGGTCTCCAACGGCTAATTAAGAAACTTCAGAACAACGGAGCTCTAATTAAATAATCTATCATTTCTTTAATTGCTACCCCACCAACTCCTCGATCGCCTCGGCCGTGGCCTCGAGCACCGCCTCCAGCCCCTCCATGGTGTGGTCACCCATGTGGCCAATGCGGATGGTGCTGCCCTTGAGCTTGCCGTAGCCGCCGCCGATCACGAAGCCGCGCCGGGCCACGCCCTTCACGATGGCCTCGCCCGACAGACCGGCGGGCAGGGTTACTGCCGTCACGGTCGTGGTGCAGGCGTCGAGCGGAGCGTACACGTCAAAGGGCGCGCCCACGCGCTGACGGAGCTCATGCACCCAGCTCTGGGTGTGCTCGCTCATGGCCGTGTGTCGTTCCCAGCGCCGCTCGATGGTTTCCTTTGCGATGCGCTCACCCTGCACGGCCGTGGCGTAGAGCAGCGAGAGGGCCGGCGTGTTGGGCGTCTGGTTCTTGTGCACGTACTGCTCAAACTCGACCAGATCGAAGTACAGGCCGCGGGACTCGGCGGACTTCGCGTTGGCAATGAAGCGCTCGCTGGCCACGCCAAAGGCCAGCCCCGGGGGCAATGCCAGCGCTTTCTGCGATCCAGTGAGCACGAAGTCCAGGTCCCAGGCGTCGGTCTCCACCGGCACACCGCCCAGGCCCGTCACACTGTCCACCAGCACGGCACAATCGTAGCGATGGGCCAACTGCGTGAGTGCCGCAATGTCCGTGAGCACACCGGTGCTGGTTTCGCTGTGCACCACGGTGAGCGCCGCATAGGCCCGGGCCTTGAGCGCGTCCTCCACAACATCCAGCGCCACCGGCGCGCTCCACTGGCCACCAATGACGGTGGCGTCGCGCCCGCAACTCTGCGCGATGTTCGCAAAGCGTTCGCTGAAGGCGCCGTTTACCAGACACAGTATGGGTCCCGGCCGCGCGCAACGAATGGCCGCCTCCATGAGCCCCGTGGCACTGGAGCTCGACACATACACCGGCCGCGTCGTGCGAAAGACGGGACGCAGGCCCTGCTGAATACGCGCGAACAACGCTTCGAACACGGCCCCGCGATGCGGCAGCATGGGCTGCAGCATGGCCTGCAGGACTTCGGGCCGCACTTCCGTGGGACCGGGCAGGAAGAATGTGCCAAAGGGAGCCGCCATCAGGGCACCTCGAACAGCAAGGGGTACAGGTCGTCCACGCTCGCGGCTTCGGCGTCGGCCACCTTCACCACGCTTTCACGCCGAGCCACGGCGGTGAACGCAAAGAATGCGTCCACCACACCACGTACCGCGGCATCGGTGCTGCCGTCACCAATCATGGCGATGGGTTTGCGCAGTTGCAGCCGCTGCACGACCAGCGGCTTGCCTCGCTGCGTGGCCAGGGGCTGATCGCCGTCGAGCAGGCTGAAACGTCCATCGATGTCGCGCGAAAGCGAGACGGCATGCACCCGATCGGCCGGCACCCCGAGATGCAGTGCCATGGGCACAATGGCCGCGCGCAAACCGCCACTCAACAAGTGCACATGCACGCGCGCGCGCTGCAACACACCGATGAGTTCGGGGATGCCCGGCACGAGCGAGCGCTGATAGGCATCGGCCAGCATGAGCAGCTCCGACGCGGCCGGCTTGATGCGATCGAGTCGACGCATGTAGGCCGCTTCAATGGGAATCTCACCGGCCATGGCCTGCGCGGTCAGCAGCTCGCTTTCGCGCGCCACGTCTTCATCGCGCAGCGCGGCCAGCCAGTCGATACCCTCAATCGTCGTGACCGTGCTGTCGACATCCAGGACCACGGTCTTGAAGCGCGGTGCGCCGAGTGCGCGGAAGGCGGAGTTGGCGTTGTCTGAGTTCACAGCACGTTGCCTGGTGCGAGCAGACCCAGCGGGTCGAGCTCCTGTTTGAGCGCACGCATGACGCGCTGTTGTACGGGGCTGGCCTGCAACGGCAGCCACTTGCGCTTGAGTTTGCCGATGCCGTGTTCGGCGGCCACCGTACCACCCATGGCAATGACCTCGCGCAGCGTGGCGGTGACCACCTGTTCGATGCGTTGCAGCTCGGTGGCATTGCGGGCGATGAAGTTCTGGTGCGGATGGCCGTTGCCGGCGTGTCCGTAGGCAATGCCCGGATCAATACCTGCCTCGCGTACAAATCGACGCGCCACACCCAGTGCGTCGGCGAGGCGCGGATAGGGCACGGCCCAGTCGGTGCTCACCTTGCGTCCGCCCTCAGGGCGGCAGGCTGCGCCGCGCTCGTTCATGGTGGCCGGCACCGCATGCCGCATACGACGCGCATCGAGCTGCGACGAGGGCGTGTCGTACACACGAATGTCGTCTGCCATGGCGTGATGCTGCTCGGCCAGCGCGAGCCACGCATCCAGCGGCAGCTCACCTGCTTCGGCTTCGTCGGCACCTGTCTCCTCGATGTACACCATGGCCTCGGCGCCAAGGGCCCAGGTGCTGCTGCCCTCAGCCCCGCGCGCAATGTCCATGGCGCCGCGATCGAAGTATTCGAGACAGCGTGGGTGCACGCTGTTGCTTCGCCTCGCACTGACCACGAAGGCCAGGGCGTCGGCATCGCTGGCAAAGGGTACGATGAGCCCAAGCACCTGAGCGGGTAGCGGATGCAGGGCCAGCTCGGCTTCCACCACGACACCGAGCGTGCCTTCGCTGCCTACAAACCACTCGACCGGGTCATGCGTCACGCGATAGCCCACGGTGTTCTTTTCCAGCTGTGGCCTGCGCAACTCGAGCTGCTCGCCACTGGCCAGCAGTACGGTGAGTGCACGCACGTGCGGGCCGGTGGCACCGTATCGCAGTGAGCGCGCTCCACTGGCGTTACAGGCAATGGCGCCGCCCACCGTGCTTTCTTCTTCGCTGGTGGGATCGGGTGTGAACAGCAGGCCGGCTGCTTCTGCAGCACGACGCACGTCCGCCACAATGGCGCCGGCGCCCACGCGAATGCTGCGTGTGTCCGTGTCCACTGGGCCAATGTGTGACAAACCGCGCAGCGACAGCAGGACGCCGCGGTCGGTGATGGACGCACCCGTCGTGCTGCTCTGCCAGCCCGCCGGCGTGACGGGGCAGCGTTCGGCTGTGGCCTGCTCGAGCACCTCGACCACCTCCGCCACACTGCCGGGCCGTGCGACGGCATCGGGCAGCATTTCAAGTCCCGACACATCGCGCGCAAAGGTGCGACGTATGTCGACGTCGGTGCTGACGGTTGGCAGCGACTGTAGCGTCATGACTGCGGCGCGCGACTACTGGTCGCGGAAGTGCACGACACTGGCCGACAGTACGTCGGGCAGTTCGAGCAGCGCGCGACGTGTCTCCTCGCTCACGGCACCGTCCACCGAGATGGCGGCCAGCGCATCACCACCCTGCGCGAGTCGCGCCTGATGATACTCCGCGATGTTGACCCGCTGTTCGCCCAGCAGGGTACCCACGCGGCCGATGACACCCGGTACGTCGTGGTTGGTGAGAATGAGCAGCGTCTGCTTGGGATTGACATCGATGTGAAACGAGCCGATGCGCGTGAGACGCGGCGTGCCCACTTCAGGAGCGTGACCGGCCACGGCGAGCTGTTGCATGCCGCCGGCGAGCGCGACTTCGATGGTGCGCGCGCCAAGTTCCTGCGACTCACCAACACTCAGCTCGAGGCCGCGCGCCTCGGCCAGCGCCCGCGCGTTGATGAGGTTGAGACGCTCCGTTTCGATCACACCTTCGAGGACGCCGGCCGCCGTGGCGGCGAGCAGCGGCGCGGCACCGTGCGCGAGGTCGGGACTGACGCGCAGCGCCACATGACGCACGGCGCGCATGCCCTGATCGGCCAACACCGCGCGCGCCACGGCGGCGGCGCGACGCGCCACCAGCATGGCGTTGTGCAACTCGCTCCATTCGCCGCTGCCACCGGCCACGTTGAGCGAGCGCGAGAGATCGTTGCGCAGCAGGGCGTCGCGCACCGCGAGACAGACATCGCGCGACACATTGCGCTGCGCTTCGACCGTGTTGGCGCCCAGATGCGGGGTGAGCAGCAGATTGGGCGCGCGGCGCAGCGGCGAGTCGGTGGCCAGCGGCTCCACCGTAAACACATCGAGAATGGCGCCGCGGAGCTGATCGGCTTCGAGCGCCGCCAGCAGAGCCGCTTCGTCCACGATGCCGCCGCGCGCCATGTTGACCACCACCGAGCGCGCGGGCAGTCGGCCCAGCTCCCGCTTGCCGATCATGCCGCGGGTTTCCTCGGTGAGCGGCACGTGCAGCGTGAGAATATTGGTCTCGGCAATTAGCGCATCGAGTGACGGCGCACGACGCACACGCAGTGCCGTAAAGCGCTCGTCGCTGATGTACGGATCGTAGGCCACGACCGTCATGCCGAAGGCATGGGCGCGTGTGGCCACTTCACTGCCGATGCGCCCCAGGCCGACAATGCCGAGGGTCTTGTTCTTGAGTTCGCGCCCCATGAACGAAGCGCGATCCCAGCGGCCGTCGCGCATGACTTCCGATGCACGCGGAATCTGTCTCAGCAGGCCGAGTACGGCACCGAAGAACAGTTCTGCCACGGCCACGGTGTTGCCAGCCGGTGCATTGATGACGGCGATGCCGAGTGAGGTGGCCACGTCGAGCGCAATGTTGTCGATGCCGACACCAGCGCGCCCGACCACGCGAAGTCGTGTCCCGGCCTTGAGCAGCTCCGCGGAGATGCGCGTGGCACTGCGTCCGACAATTGCGTCGTAGTCGCCAATACGCTGAAGGAGTTCATCCTTGGGCAGCGTGGGCACTTCGTCCACCTGCAAAGCCGGCTCGGCTGCCAGGAGGGCCACGCCCTCGGGATCTACATCATCAGTGACGAGAACTCGCGGCATGGTGGCGGACTGGAGACAAATGAGGACGCGCGCGTGGCTGTGTACACACTACCACGAAAGGGGACGGAGACCAACAGAATCAACGGGAAATCGGCCTCAAGCCTTCCCTGTTTCTGTGATCTCCGTGTGGGTCCGCTCCGGCAGCGAGGCGCCGGGGGTGGGGCGCGTCAGAGTCCGAGCTGGCGCCGCAGGGTGTCGCGCAGGGCGACGAGCGTTTCGTCGGTGATGGCCGGTGTGTCTTCGCGGACGGAAAGCTCAACGCCGTCGGCAATGCTGACGCGCTTCCAGCTCATGACCGGGTTGCTGCTGCGCGGCGTGCCGTTGTCGAGATGCAGCGACAGTGCCGGAGCAAGGGAAGCCGCAACACGCCGCTCGAGGGCGTCGCCGGTGGTTTCGCGCATCTCCGACTTGATGGCGTCGAGGGTCTGGCCCTCGCGCTGACGGATTTTGATGGCGAGCAATTGCAGCAGATGCCGATAGCCGTAGGTCGCGGCGGTGCCGGCGCCCTCCGGACGATCGAGCAGGCCGTTGGCGACGTAGAAGCGCACCGCGCGGGCGCTGGGCATGGCCCGCGCACTGGCATTGGTGGGCTTCACGCCGGCGGAATCGACGAGCGAGGCGGCATGCGCCGCGAGCCCGCGGGCATTCCACGGGGCTTGTCGCGCGTGAGCGCGCAGCAGTTGAACGGGAGATTCGGCCATGGGATCGGCAAATATACGCGCGATCCCGCGTGGGCGCCGGAACGTCAGGTGTCACTGTTACACGCTTCGTTGACTTCTCCGACTCGCCAGGCCGCCCGTGTGACACTCCCCAGTATCACCCACCACCCACCGGAACGACCTGACGATTGTGTCGGCGAGACCCGAAGGCCTGCGACCTTTCCTGCGTTGCTACTGCGCACTACACGCGTGACGAAGCGAATGACCAGTCATCCGGTTCCCGAATGATCCGGTCGCCGCCCGTTGGCTCAGCCGCTCTTGCCGACGGCCCCGGCCGCCGCATAGGCCGAGTTGACGCCGACAGCCGCTGCATGCGCCGCAATGGTGCCCAGATCGACAGGCTTCTGGAGGAAATGCAGCGCGCCGAGTCGGTGCGACGCCTGGCGCACGGCGTCATCCGGATAGGCGGTGAGCACGAGCACGGTGGCATCGGGTGAGAGCATGCCAGCCAGCGCCATCACCTGCAGACCGCCGTCGCGCTTGGCGCCCAGTCGGAGGTCGGTGATGATGAGGTCGAACCGCTGCGTGCGCAGCGCGGTAACCGCTTCGTTGAGGAAGGGTGCAGAGGTGACTTCGCAGCCTTCGACGTCGAAGAGCTCGACAAGGATGTCGCGGATGCTGCTCTCGTCCTCAACGATGAGGATGGACTTCGGCTTTTCCTGGCTCATGACCGTTTGTAGAGCGAGGACTGTGCCGGGGATGGGAGCGGTGCGGAATTGTCATGTGTGGCAATGGGTTAGTGGCATTGGTGGTCACATTGCTGACTTCATTCGGTGGCTGGTTTTCGGGCGGGTGTACGTTTGCTGACTGATTTCCGGGCAGCGATATCCGGGCGGCGGCTGCCGAACAGAAGGTGGGAGGATGGGAGGATCTGGGGATCANNNNNNNNNNNNNNNNNNNNNNNNNNNNNNNNNNNNNNNNNNNNNNNNNNNNNATCCCCAGATCCTCCCATCCTCACACCGTCTGTTCCCTGGCCCCCCGATCCCCTACAACCCGTAGCGCCGCAGCTTCTCCAGCAGTGTGGATCGCGCGATCCCGAGCATACGGGACGCCTGTGACCGATTCCCGTCTGCCGCTGACAACGCCACGCGAATGGCCTCACGCTCGGCTTCTTCGAGGGTGTAGACCGTCGTACCAGTCCGGCTTCTGCTCGATGCCGGCAGCTCGACCGGCAAGCCCAGGTGCACCACATCAATGGCGTCGCCGCGCGCCAGAATGGACGCGCGCCACAAGGTGTTCTTGAGCTCGCGAATGTTGCCGGGCCAGGCGTAGGCGGTGAGCGCGGCCTCCGCGGCGGGCGTCAGCGTGCTGCCGAGTGGCAGAAAATGCTGCGCCATGGGCAGGATGTCTTCCACACGTGCGCGCAGCGGCGGCAACGTGAGGGTGAGCACCTGCAGGCGGTAATACAGGTCGGCGCGAAACCGACGATCTGCGACGGCGTCGGCCAGGGGTTGATGCGTGGCCACAATCACTCGGGCCCGACTGCGCAGCAGGGTGGTGCCACCGAGCCGCCGGAAGCTGCGCTCTTCGAGGACCTTGAGCAGTCGCGGCTGCACTTCGGCGCCCAGTTCAGCGATCTCGTCGAGAAACACCGTACCGTCGTCCGCCACTTCGAGCAATCCGCGCTTGGCCTGCCGCGCATCGGTAAAAGCGCCGCGCTCGTGGCCGAACAGCTCACTTTCGAAGAACGTGGTGGACAGCGATGCGCAGTTGATCTCCACAAACGGTGCGGACGCGCGCGCGGAGCGATCGTGAATCTGCCGCGCCACGTAGCCCTTGCCAGTGCCTGTCTCACCCTGCAGCAACACGGGCGCGTCGGCGTTCTGTGCGGCGAGGGTGATGAGCTCATCAAATGTGGGTGCGAGCTGCGGGGTGTCAGCGCTGTCGGCGCGAACGCGAGCTCGCAGCAGTTCGAGCTCCTGCTTCATGCGTCCGCGCTGCGCCGCACGTTGCACCGCCTGTGTGAGCACCTCGAGATCGACGGGCTTCTCCAGCAGATCGGCGGCGCCGTGCTTCATGGCTTGCACGGCGGTACGCACGTCGGCAAATCCGGTCAGGACAATGACCGCGAGCTCGGGATCGTCGGCGCGCAGCGCGTCGAGCGCACGCAGTCCATCGGCATCGGGCAATCGCAGATCGAGCAGCACCACATCCGGCGCATGCTCGGCCACCATCTGTCGGCCTGCGGTGGCCGTGCCGGCACCACGCGCGGTCCAGCCAAAGGTGTCGAAGTACTCGACGAGCGTCTCGCGAACCGTTGCGTCGTCGTCCACCACCAGCAGCGAAAGCGTCACGAGCTGTGGCTCACGTGGCCGGCGACGGCGGCAGGGTCAACGTCACGGTGGTGCCGGTGTCTTCGTAGCTCTCGATGGCGATGGAGCCGCCGTGTTCGTCCATGATGCGCTGACACAGCGCGAGGCCAATGCCCGTGCCTCCCGTCTTGGCCGAATAGAAGAACTCGAACACGCGCGGCAGGACGTCGGGCGG
This window encodes:
- a CDS encoding sigma-54 dependent transcriptional regulator, which encodes MTLSLLVVDDDATVRETLVEYFDTFGWTARGAGTATAGRQMVAEHAPDVVLLDLRLPDADGLRALDALRADDPELAVIVLTGFADVRTAVQAMKHGAADLLEKPVDLEVLTQAVQRAAQRGRMKQELELLRARVRADSADTPQLAPTFDELITLAAQNADAPVLLQGETGTGKGYVARQIHDRSARASAPFVEINCASLSTTFFESELFGHERGAFTDARQAKRGLLEVADDGTVFLDEIAELGAEVQPRLLKVLEERSFRRLGGTTLLRSRARVIVATHQPLADAVADRRFRADLYYRLQVLTLTLPPLRARVEDILPMAQHFLPLGSTLTPAAEAALTAYAWPGNIRELKNTLWRASILARGDAIDVVHLGLPVELPASSRSRTGTTVYTLEEAEREAIRVALSAADGNRSQASRMLGIARSTLLEKLRRYGL